The proteins below are encoded in one region of Triticum aestivum cultivar Chinese Spring chromosome 1B, IWGSC CS RefSeq v2.1, whole genome shotgun sequence:
- the LOC123086233 gene encoding histidine-containing phosphotransfer protein 2-like, translating to MAATTLRGQLNALLDSMFATGIVDEAFQHLRSVEQEGFLAEVVNLFLHDADNILNEVAFRLNQPVVNFDSVGALVHQLKGCSGSVGAKKVNLSCTHFRQFYEAQSKEGCLMSLDLIRNEFYDVRNKLQTMIQLEQQIAAMGPQ from the exons ATGGCGGCCACCACGCTCAGGGGCCAGCTCAACGCCCTCCTCGACTCCATGTTCGCCACG GGTATTGTGGACGAGGCTTTCCAACACCTGCGGTCGGTGGAGCAGGAGGGCTTCCTCGCCGAGGTCGTCAACCTCTTCCTTCACGACGCCGACAACATCCTCAACGAAGTTGCCTTCCGGCT GAACCAGCCCGTGGTGAACTTCGACAGCGTGGGCGCACTGGTGCATCAGCTCAAGGGGTGCAGCGGCAG TGTTGGTGCTAAGAAAGTGAATCTCTCCTGCACCCACTTCCGTCAGTTTTATGAGGCACAAAGTAAAGAAGG GTGCCTCATGTCATTGGACCTTATTAGGAATGAGTTTTATGATGTGCGCAACAAGCTACAAACAATGATTCAG CTGGAGCAGCAGATCGCAGCCATGGGTCCTCAGTAG